CAGGTGTTCCTCGAAGCCGGCCTCGAAGGCCAGGTCGCGGTCCTTCTGCTGCCCCCAGCCGGTGACGGCGATCATCACCGTGCGCCCCAGCGCCGGAATCGTGCGCAGCGCGCGTGCCAGGTCGTAGCCGTTGAGCCCGGGCAGGCCGATGTCGAGGAACGCGAAATCGGGCACGAACGCCCCGGCGTCGGCCAGCGCCTGCGGCCCGTCGTGGCAGACGTGCACGGTGTGGCCCATCGTGCGCAGCAGGCCGGCGATCGCATTGACGAAGTCCTCGTTGTCGTCCACCAGCAGGATGCGGAAGCGCGTATCGCCGCCGTGCCCCAGCGACGGGCGCGCCACCGGCTCGGGCACTTCCGCCAGCACCGGCAGCGTGACGATGAACGTGCTGCCGGCGCCGGCCCCGCCGCTGGCCGCTTCCAGCGTGCCGTCGTGCAGCTCGACCAGCTTGCGCGCCAGCGACAACCCCACGCCCAGCCCCTGGTTGGTGCGCTCCAGCGACGCATCGGCCTGCACGAACATTTCGAAGATCTCGCCCAGCATCCCGGGCGCGATGCCGATGCCGTTGTCGGCCACCCGGATATGCAGCCGCCCGCCGTCATCCTCGTCCCCGCCCACGTCCGCCGACAGGGCGATGCGCCCGCCACGCGGCGTGTACCGGGCGGCATTGTTCAGCAGGTTCGACAGCACCTGCGCGAGCCGGGTCGTATCGCCCAGCACGTGGACCGGCCGGGCCGGCAGGTCCACCGCCAGTTCGTGGCCCTGCGCGTCGATGAAGGGGCGGGCGATTTCCAGCGCGTTGGCGACCACCGCGTGCAGCTCCAGGCTTTCGCGCCGGATCGTCAGCTTGCCCGTGTTGATCCGCGAAACGTCCAGCAGGTCGTCGACCAGGCGCACCATCTGCTTGAGCTGGCGTTCCATCACGCCGCGCGCGCGCAGGCTGGCGGCCGGGTCGCCGCCGTTGAGCCGCATGATATCCAGCCCGGTACGCAGCGGCGCCAGCGGGTTGCGCAGTTCGTGGGCCAGCGTGGCCAGGAATTCGTCCTTGCGGCGGTCCGCCAGCAGCAACGCGCGCTCCGCGCCCTGGCGCACCGCCATTTCGCGTTCCAGTGTCAGGTTCGCTTCCTGCAGCGCGTTGGCGCGCTGGCCGATCTCGGCGAGCATGTCGTTGAACGCGTCGACCAGCGTGCCGATTTCACCACTGTGAACAGCGCTGCCGCCGCCCTGCCCGCCCTTGCCATGGGAGCCATCCGCGTCATGCTCGACGCGCAGCGAGAAATCGCGCCGCTGCATGACGGCGCGGGCCACTTCCGTCACCGCCCGCAGCGGCCGCGTGATCGCCTGCTGCAGGCGGCTTGCCACCAGCGCCGCCAGCAGCAGGCTGGCCAGCGTCACCACGCCGAGGATCATCGCGTAGCTGGCCAGCCGGTCCAGCAGGCGGTAGCGCGCGCTCAGGTACACGGTGCCGACCCGTTCGCCGTTCTCGAGGATCGGGTGATAGACGACCATCCTGCCGCCCTCGATCGCATGGCCGGGCCGGCCGGGCCGCTCGGGCAACGGCGGCAGGTTGGCGCCGGATTGCGCATACGCGGCGAAGATGGCGCCGTCGGCGCCGTAGATGGCGCCCTGCTGGATCTGCGGCCGCACGCGCAGCAGCTCCAGGTTCTGGCGCGCCACGGCGGGATCGTTGAAGCCCACCGCCGGTGCCGACACGGTGGCCACGATCTCGGCCTGGGTGGTCAGGTCGTCCACCCAGTTCTTCTGGAAGGTCGACAGGTCGTAGATCAGCATGCTGACGGACATCGTCACCAGCGCGGCGAACGTGGTCGCCAGCGCCATCGCCACCAGCTTCGCTCGCACGGTATCGGGCCGCAGGCGGGACAGCACTCAGTTCCCCTTCTGCACGTGCCAGGCCACCGAGAGCAGGCGCGAGCTCAGTTTCAGGTTGCTGCGTTCCGCGGCGGGCAGCGAGACCTCGAAACGCACGCGGTCCTCGACCAGCCGGAAGTTGATGACGGCGCCATGCTGCAGCCCGTTCTCGTCGTCCGCCACGGCGAGCGCGCCGTTCTGCGTGGCATTGCGCAGCACCTTCGGCAAGTCCGACGCCGTGCCGGCGAACACCATCTGCATGCCCGCCACCGGGTCGCCCTCGCGCAGGCTGCGCACGGCCACCGGGCGCCCGTTCACGGTACGTCCGGCCGTGATCCGCGTGAGCTCGGCCGCCACGTCGTCCGCGCCCATCACGCCGACAGCCAGCGCGTCGCCGGCCTCCTTTGGCGCGCTGAATTCCACGTAGCCAAGGAACTTGAACAGATACGCCGCCTTCACGCTGCGCTCCAGGTTCGGCACGGCCGCGGCGGCCGGCTGGCCCACGGCGGCGCAGCTCAATGCGACGCACAGCGCAGCCAGCGCCAGCAGCGCAGCAAGCCAGCAGGGCAAGGCCGGTGTGGGCCGGGGAGGTGCGATCGCGGTTGGCGTCATGTCAGAAGCGGTAAGTGAGCCGGAGTACGGCGGTTCGTTCGAACACGCTCCGGTTCGGCGCCGCGCCGAATTCGGGGTGGGACCGGTGCAGCAGGTTTTGACCGATCAGCGCCACGTCGAGATTGCGGGTGGCCTTCCAAAGCCATTGCAGGTCCAGCTCGTGATACGACGGCACGGCCGGGCGCGGCAGCGCGCCGACCTTGCGCAGCGTCCAGTCCAGCTGCATGTCGCCCGGCAGGTCGTGCGACGAACGCAGCTGCCAGTAATGGCCCGGGTCGGCCGTGGCCACGCCGAACGCGCCGCTGCCGTCGCGGCTGCCGGGTCGCAGCGCCGTGTCCACCCGCTGCACCACCAGGCCGCCGCTCAGGCGCCAGTTGTCGGTGGCCTGCCAGCGCGCCCACATCTCGATGCCGCGGGTACGGCCATAGGCCATGTTGCGTACCTCGCTCAGCCCGCTGTACGCGGGGCCGCGCGGATTCGGCTCCTGCGTGCGCAGCTTGTCGTAGCTGGCGAAGAACGCGGTGGCCGAATACGACCAGCGCGGCGACGGCTGGATGCGATAGCCCAGTTCGGCCACGTTCGCCGTTTCCGATTCGAACGCCGGCCCGCCGCCGAAGATATAGCGGGGCACGCCCCCCACGGCGACCGGCCGCAGCGGTGTGTAGAGATCGCGGTCGTAGCGCGACGGCGTGCGCACCGTGCGGGCCAGGCTGGCCCACAGCAGTTGCCGGCTGTCCGGCGTCCAGGCCAGCCGCAGGCCGGGCAGGAATTCGCCGCCGGTGTACTGGTTGTGCTCTGCCTTGATGCCCACCGTCAGGCGCAGGTCTTCGCGCAGCGCCACTTCGTCCTGCGCGAACAGGCTGGCCCAGTGCATCGACAAGTCGTTCGGCAGGTAAGCCTGGTTGCGGCCGTTGGCGATCCGGTCGCGCGAGTAGCGGTAGCCGGCGCCCCAGGTCACATTGTGGCTGGTGCCGAGGCGCACGCCGTGCTGCGCTTCCAGCTCGACCGTGTCGAGCCTTTCGTACAGGGTGTTCGGCTGGTCGCGCTCGACATGATCGAGCACCAGTTGCAGCCGCACGTTCGAATCGTCCGCCAGCCGGCGCGTCAGCCGTGTGACCAGGTTGGCGCCCGAGATGCGGATCGGGCTGCCGGTGCGCTGCGCCAGCTCGCCCTGGTACACGTCGCCCGACAGCGTGAAGCCGCCGCGCGGCCGGTCCCAGTCGGCGCGAAAGCCGGCCTGGCGGCGCGTCAGGCCGGTGGCGGCCAGGCCCGTATCGCGCGCGGCGTCGTCGGCATCCACGTAGCGCGCGTAAATGCGGTAGTGGCCGTCGTTCGGCAGCGCACCGCCATAGCGCACGCTGCCTTCGCGATCCTCGCTGCTCGCGGCGGCGGTCACCAGGGTGCCCTGCGTGTCCTTGGCCGAACGGGTGATCACGTTGATCACGCCATTGACGGCGTTGGCACCCCAGATCGTGCCGCCGGGCCCGCTGATCACCTCGATCCGCTCCACATCCTCGAGCAGCACGTCCTGCGCGTCCCACTGCACACCGGAGAACAGCGGCGTATAGACATTGCGCCCGTCGATCAGCACCAGCAGCTTGTTCGACTGCAGGCTGTTGAAGCCGCGCGCCGTGACCGCGTAATTGCGGGCATCCGCGCGCGCCACCTGCAGGTTGGGAGCCAGGCGCAACGCCTCGGGCAGCGAGCGCGCGCCGCTGCGGCGGATGTCGTTGTTGCTGATGATATAGATCGACGCGGCGGCATTGCCCAGCCGCTCTTCCTGGCGCGAGACGGAGGTGATGACGATGTCGCTCAGCTGCTCGAGCGAGAGCTCGGCGATGTCGTCCTGCTGCGGTGCCGCATCGGCGCGACCGGCCGCCATGGCGACGCATGCGGCGGCGACCGCCGCGCGCAACATGGCCGTGCCGCGCGCGCAGGTATCGCGCGGTGCAGCGCGGGTGATACCGGGTCTGGTTGTGCCGCGGTTCGCTTCCCCGCGTGTCATTGGTTTCATAGCCGCGCCAGGCACGTTGAATTTTGCTCAGGAATTATATGCATGCCGATGCTTCTCCCTGCGCACAGTAGCACAGCAGCCTTGCAAAATGGGCAATGGCCCGCATTTGCCCCGTAAATTCCCGACGAAAGAGCACATGTTCCCGAAACCGCCCCGCCCCGAACCGCCCCGCCGCGCCATCGCCACGCAGGTCGTCCAGCAACGCCAGGCGCAGCGCGCGCCGGATGTGCTGATCGTCGGGCGGCCCGGGCCGGCACCGGCACCGGCACCGGCTGACGAGCCTGCCTCGATACAGGGTCCGCCTGTGGATCGGCAGCCAGTTTAGGTATACTGCATGGCCATGAACAAGCACACACGCATGTCGGAAGAATGGGAGCGCTGGCTCGATGCCAGCCTGGACAAGGGCTGCCGCATCACGGATATCGTTGCCGCGATGGCGGCCGCGCACTACGATGCGGCCTGGGCGGAAGCCACGGTGCGGGAGCGCCAGCTGCAGCGTTCGCGGCCCACGCCCGAGGCGGCGGCGGCGCAGGCCGGCCCGTATCGCTACGGCACGCCGACGATCCGGCACCGCAATAATACGATCGTCACGAGCGACCGCACGGTACGGGTGGCGATGCGCATCGAACAGCCCGTGGTGGCCGTGCTGGACGACGTGTTCTCGCCGGAGGAATGCGACGGCGTCGTCGCGCTGGCGCGCGTGCGGCTGCAACCGTCGGCCACGCTGAGCCCCACCACCGGCGAAAACCAGGTAAAGGACCACCGCACCAGCCAGGGCGCGTTCCTCGACGATGCCGATGAGCCGCTGCTGCAGCGCCTGAACCGCCGCATCGCCGAGATCATGCACCAGCCGGTGGCGCACGGCGAAGCGCTGCACGTGCTGCACTACGGCGTGGGCGCCGAGTACAAGCCGCATCACGACTATTTCGATCCCGCCAATCCCGGCTTCGCGGGCACGCTCAAGCGCGGCGGCCAGCGCGTGGCCACGCTGATCGTCTACCTGAACGACGTCGAGGAAGCGGGCGACACGGTGTTCCCGAAACTGGCGCTGTCCATCGTGCCGAAGAAGGGTTCCGCGGTCTATTTCGAATACGTGAACGGCGACGGCCAGCTCGACGAGGCCAGCCTGCACGGCGGCGCCCCGGTGGAGCGCGGCGAAAAATGGGTTGCCACGAAATGGGTGCGCCAGGGGGTATTCAAATGAAGGCGGGCAAGCGGGTGCATGCGCCGGCTTGCCCGCCCGGGTATGATCCGGCCCGCCTGCGCGGACGCCTTGCCGCCCGCCCGGCCGGTCAATTGCGGCCGGTCGGGATCAGTCGCGGTTAGTCATCTTCCCGGCCGATCTGGTCGATGATGCGCTTGCCCTGCTCGACGCCGCCGTCGCCCATCCCCAGCGGCACGTAATAGTGGAACAACGGCTCGCCATCCTTGTACACCGAGCCCATGCAGATCTCGTACCCCTTGTACTCCACGGTTTTCAACTGCGACAGTTCTGCGCCTCTCACGATTGCCTCCCCATTCAGCGGTGATTTAGGTTCTGGCCGCCCCTGGCCGGTGGCGGTGCCGTATTGGTATGCCCTACGGCTCCGAGTATGCCGTGCGCGTCAGGCGCGAACTGTGCGCGGCTTCACCAAGCGAAGGCGGTGCTTTCACCGTGATCGCATCGGCGCAACAGCCGCCGTGCAGGGTTGACCGGGCGGGCGCGGCGCCGGCACGGCCGTGTTGCGGCGCAGCGAAAAAGCGGCGCGGTTTGCCGGCGCCCCTGCCTTCCGGCGCCGCCAGCGCCTATTTCTTCAGCGCCGGCTGCCCCGGTTCGATCAGCACCAGCTTGCCCGTCTTCGGGTCGCGGTAGACTTCGCCCACGCGGTCGTAGCCGCTGCCGGCCTGCGTGACGCCGGCGGCGGGGCGCTCGATCTGCCGCCCCTTCTCCACCGGCTGCGGCGCCTTCAGCGCGCCCTGGCTGCCGGCGATCGCCGCGATCAGGCCGCACGCGAACACCAGCATCACGTCGACCAGGTTCACCAGGCTGGCACGCGGGTCTTCGTCGCCCGCATCGAACCGGTCGTCGAGATGGGAGTACAGGCGCAGGCGCCTGCGGCCGGGTTTCGCCGTCATGCGCGCTGCCCCATCGATTCCACCGGCCGGTCTTCCATGGCGTCCTCCATCGCTTCCAGCGTCTCCTCGTACCAGCGGCGGCGCAGCTTGCCGATCACCAGGCCGCCGATGCCGGCCACGAGGCCCAGCACCGTGGCGTCGAACGCAACGGTGACGGCGCTGGCCAGTTGCGCGGGATCGCCGGCGCCCAGCGCGGCCAGCCCGGGCCCCAGCGGAATGATCGTGGCCATCAGGCCCAGCATCGGCGGAATGCGTGCCAGCAGGTCGGCCCGCTCGAGGCGGTGCCGGGCGATCGCCTGCACCTGGGCGATATTGCCGCCGGCGCGCAGGCGGCGCAGGCCGTGGAAGCGTTCGCCGACGGCGATGCCGGCCTCGATCACCGCGATGGCGCAGCCCAGCAGCAGCGCGGCCAGCGACGGCATCAGCAGCCAGCTGACCGCATCGTGCAGCCAGCCGAAGGAATGGGGTTCGATCATGTGAATCTCCTGGAAATGTGAGGAACGGTGCGGCCGCGCCACAGGCCCGCCGAGAAAAGCGCGAGCCCGGCCGCCAGCATGGCCAGCAGCCTGGCGACCGTGACGCCGGGCACTTGCGCGGCGACCTGGGGATGCAGTTCATAGGCGCGCGGCGCGGGTGCGGCGTCGGCCGGTGTTTCGGGGCGCATCTGTGTCGTTGACGCTTGCGTCCTGCTATCGGCCGGGGGCGGTGCCGGGGCCGCCTGCGGCTGAGTTCGTGTCAGGGTTCCTGACCCCATGACACGGGCTGAGCCGTTATCGGCGGCCGGCAACAGGTCGCCGCGCGCCCTGGCGAGGGTAATGCCGAGCGCCTGCGCGTCGGCGCCGTCGAGCTGCGGCGCCAGCCATCGCCACATCGGGTGGCCGGGCGCGGCGTGGCCGCTGCCGGGCAGGCCGTTGGCGGCCACCAGCCGCGCCAGCTCGCCGCCCAACCGCCGGATCGTGGCGGGATCGGTCTTCCAGTAGCCCTTTTCGGCGGCCACCATGAAGATCGCCAGCATGTGCGCCTTGACATGGGCGTTGTGGCGCTGGCCGAGGAATTGCGGCAGCCCGAGGTTGCGGGCATCGTCGAAGTACACCGACTTCACTTCGTCCCACGCCCAGTTCTTCACCAGGTCGGGCCGCGTCACCTGCCAGCCCCACAGGTTTTCCAGGAATTCCTGGCCCATCGTGCGGGCGCCGGCATAGCCATGGTCCATCAGCGGCTTGAGCCACGCGGGATTCAGGAAGCGGCCGCGCAGCTCGCCCAGCAGCGCGGCGGCCAGCGGCTCGACATCGGCGCGGCCGGGCTGCGCGTGCTGCAGGATCAGCGCGTCCGGCACGCGGCCGGTGCGGCCTTCGACCGCCAGCGACAGGCCGCCCAGGTAATCGAACGCGTCGTTGTTGTCCAGCAGGCCGTACAGGTTGCTGGCGCGGCCGTGGTAGGTGCGGGCGATGCCGTCCAGCGCCGCGTCGAATGCCGCATGCTGCGCCTCGCCGCCCGCGTCGAGGCCATACGCGTGGCCCATCCGGTTGCGGTAGGCAGCGCCGATTTCATCGCGCTCGCGCCATGCCCCCGAACGCTCGGTCAGGCGGTTGACGCCGGTGCCATAGGCCCCCGGCGCATCGCCGAACACGCGCTGCGCGGCGGCGCGGCCAGCCTCGGACCCCGGCTGGCCGGCACGCACCAGCGCGCGATACCGGGCCAGCCATTCGTTCGCGACCCGGTTGCCGGCCACGGGTTCGCCGCCCCATTCGACGCTGCCGCCCAGCGGCGCGAGCGCCGCCTG
Above is a window of Pseudoduganella dura DNA encoding:
- a CDS encoding hybrid sensor histidine kinase/response regulator, whose amino-acid sequence is MLSRLRPDTVRAKLVAMALATTFAALVTMSVSMLIYDLSTFQKNWVDDLTTQAEIVATVSAPAVGFNDPAVARQNLELLRVRPQIQQGAIYGADGAIFAAYAQSGANLPPLPERPGRPGHAIEGGRMVVYHPILENGERVGTVYLSARYRLLDRLASYAMILGVVTLASLLLAALVASRLQQAITRPLRAVTEVARAVMQRRDFSLRVEHDADGSHGKGGQGGGSAVHSGEIGTLVDAFNDMLAEIGQRANALQEANLTLEREMAVRQGAERALLLADRRKDEFLATLAHELRNPLAPLRTGLDIMRLNGGDPAASLRARGVMERQLKQMVRLVDDLLDVSRINTGKLTIRRESLELHAVVANALEIARPFIDAQGHELAVDLPARPVHVLGDTTRLAQVLSNLLNNAARYTPRGGRIALSADVGGDEDDGGRLHIRVADNGIGIAPGMLGEIFEMFVQADASLERTNQGLGVGLSLARKLVELHDGTLEAASGGAGAGSTFIVTLPVLAEVPEPVARPSLGHGGDTRFRILLVDDNEDFVNAIAGLLRTMGHTVHVCHDGPQALADAGAFVPDFAFLDIGLPGLNGYDLARALRTIPALGRTVMIAVTGWGQQKDRDLAFEAGFEEHLVKPVSVEQILAILAGHREGVAVADRG
- a CDS encoding YfiR family protein, with the protein product MTPTAIAPPRPTPALPCWLAALLALAALCVALSCAAVGQPAAAAVPNLERSVKAAYLFKFLGYVEFSAPKEAGDALAVGVMGADDVAAELTRITAGRTVNGRPVAVRSLREGDPVAGMQMVFAGTASDLPKVLRNATQNGALAVADDENGLQHGAVINFRLVEDRVRFEVSLPAAERSNLKLSSRLLSVAWHVQKGN
- a CDS encoding TonB-dependent receptor plug domain-containing protein — translated: MKPMTRGEANRGTTRPGITRAAPRDTCARGTAMLRAAVAAACVAMAAGRADAAPQQDDIAELSLEQLSDIVITSVSRQEERLGNAAASIYIISNNDIRRSGARSLPEALRLAPNLQVARADARNYAVTARGFNSLQSNKLLVLIDGRNVYTPLFSGVQWDAQDVLLEDVERIEVISGPGGTIWGANAVNGVINVITRSAKDTQGTLVTAAASSEDREGSVRYGGALPNDGHYRIYARYVDADDAARDTGLAATGLTRRQAGFRADWDRPRGGFTLSGDVYQGELAQRTGSPIRISGANLVTRLTRRLADDSNVRLQLVLDHVERDQPNTLYERLDTVELEAQHGVRLGTSHNVTWGAGYRYSRDRIANGRNQAYLPNDLSMHWASLFAQDEVALREDLRLTVGIKAEHNQYTGGEFLPGLRLAWTPDSRQLLWASLARTVRTPSRYDRDLYTPLRPVAVGGVPRYIFGGGPAFESETANVAELGYRIQPSPRWSYSATAFFASYDKLRTQEPNPRGPAYSGLSEVRNMAYGRTRGIEMWARWQATDNWRLSGGLVVQRVDTALRPGSRDGSGAFGVATADPGHYWQLRSSHDLPGDMQLDWTLRKVGALPRPAVPSYHELDLQWLWKATRNLDVALIGQNLLHRSHPEFGAAPNRSVFERTAVLRLTYRF
- a CDS encoding prolyl hydroxylase family protein gives rise to the protein MNKHTRMSEEWERWLDASLDKGCRITDIVAAMAAAHYDAAWAEATVRERQLQRSRPTPEAAAAQAGPYRYGTPTIRHRNNTIVTSDRTVRVAMRIEQPVVAVLDDVFSPEECDGVVALARVRLQPSATLSPTTGENQVKDHRTSQGAFLDDADEPLLQRLNRRIAEIMHQPVAHGEALHVLHYGVGAEYKPHHDYFDPANPGFAGTLKRGGQRVATLIVYLNDVEEAGDTVFPKLALSIVPKKGSAVYFEYVNGDGQLDEASLHGGAPVERGEKWVATKWVRQGVFK
- a CDS encoding DUF2149 domain-containing protein, producing the protein MTAKPGRRRLRLYSHLDDRFDAGDEDPRASLVNLVDVMLVFACGLIAAIAGSQGALKAPQPVEKGRQIERPAAGVTQAGSGYDRVGEVYRDPKTGKLVLIEPGQPALKK
- a CDS encoding MotA/TolQ/ExbB proton channel family protein, yielding MIEPHSFGWLHDAVSWLLMPSLAALLLGCAIAVIEAGIAVGERFHGLRRLRAGGNIAQVQAIARHRLERADLLARIPPMLGLMATIIPLGPGLAALGAGDPAQLASAVTVAFDATVLGLVAGIGGLVIGKLRRRWYEETLEAMEDAMEDRPVESMGQRA